In a single window of the Nicotiana tomentosiformis chromosome 8, ASM39032v3, whole genome shotgun sequence genome:
- the LOC138897287 gene encoding uncharacterized protein yields the protein MDFEEIMNTVQCNGVSQDTAYLRAFPFSLKDDASGFEAYPRDELEQVQLDVMAKEIRKLTLGWIQSERHTACDICGRGHPTHECQASTEELNAVGNYNFNAMEDLMKAFILKTNKRLETHSAAIREHGAAIKEIGTSFQNLERQFGRLAILLSGRIPRTLPDDTERNPKEILKSDDDKKKKGPMKIEKKKKEEKLRREEPEKREHMPALPFTQKLYKEKMDKQFARFLDVLKWVHVNLPFIEVLSQMHVYVKFLKEILIKKMKIEETLVVKLTEHCNAILQNKLPQKCGDLESFTIPFSVGTIRFDKSLCNSGVLINLMPLSIYRKLGKEIGEISGEYGGDQEGPLIMERPFLATGRAILDIHERKLMLRVGEKTVTFDMNVAKGAQKNHV from the exons atggacttcgaggagattatgaacaccgtTCAATGCAATGGTGTGTCGCAAGATACAGCGTATCTAAGGGCATTCCCTTTTTCTCTTAAAGATGATGcaagtggcttcgaagcttacccACGGGATGAATTAGAACAA gtacaacttgatgttatggccaaagagataaggaagctgaccttaggcTGGATACAAAGTGAGCGTCacacagcttgtgatatatgtggaagaggacaccctactcatgagtgtcaagcctcaacggAGGAACTGAATGCTGTGGGAAActacaattttaatgcaatgg aagatctcatgaaggccttcattctGAAAACTAATAAGAGGCTTGAAACTCATAGCGCAGCTATACGGGAACATGGAGCAGCTATTAAAGAAATAGGTACTAGTTTTCAAAACTTGGAAAGACAGTTTGGGCGGCTAGCCATTCTATTGTCTGGGAGGATTCCACGAACTCTCCCCgatgatactgagagaaatcccaaagaaata ctgaaaagtgatgatgacaagaagaagaaaggcccaatgaaaattgagaagaagaagaaggaagaaaaattgaGAAGGGAGGAACCTGAGAAGAGGgagcatatgcctgctttacctttcaCTCAAAAGCTATATAAAGAAAAGATGGACAAGCAGTTTGcgagatttctggatgtgctaaaatgggttcatgtaaacttaccatttatagaagtgctctcacaaatgcatGTTTATgtcaaattcttgaaggagatccttataaagaaaatgaaaatCGAGGAGACCTTGGTGGtaaagctcacagagcattgcaatgCGATTttacaaaataaactcccacaaaagtgtggagatctagagagttttactatacctttctCTGTAGGAACTATTCGTTTTGATAAATCATTATGTAATTCTGGTGTcttaattaatttaatgcctctatctatttacaggaaactggggaaggagattggagagataag tggtgaatatggaggagatcaAGAAGGCCCCCTCATCATGgaaagaccattcttagcgacgggtagagctatattggatatacacgagaggaaactcatgcttagagtgggtgagaagACGGTGACTTTTGATATGAATGTAGCTAAGGGGGCACAAAAAAACCATGTGTGA